A genomic window from Silene latifolia isolate original U9 population chromosome 11, ASM4854445v1, whole genome shotgun sequence includes:
- the LOC141614169 gene encoding uncharacterized protein LOC141614169 yields the protein MSPMRGVMRFRKKEKLSPKYIGPYEILDRVGEVAYCLAVPPALDMVHNVFHVSQLRKYVSDPTHVLEPEHIAIDEQLSYVEELKEILDRKVRKTRNGETALVKVL from the coding sequence ATGTCTCCAATGAGAGGAGTGATGAGATTTAGGAAGAAAGAGAAGCTGAGTCCGAAGTAtattgggccatatgagatcttagacagaGTTGGAGAGGTAGCTTACTGTTTAGCAGTACCTCCAGCTTTGGATATGGTCCATAATGTATTTCATGTTTCACAGttgaggaagtatgtgagtgatcctactcATGTACTAGAGCCTGAGCATATTGCGATTGATGAGCAGTTATCTTATGTTGAGGAGCTTAAAGAGATCTTGGATAGAAAAGTGAGGAAGACTCGTAATGGTGAGACAGCGTTAGTGAAAGTTTTGTGA